From one Salmo salar chromosome ssa09, Ssal_v3.1, whole genome shotgun sequence genomic stretch:
- the LOC106612548 gene encoding beta,beta-carotene 9',10'-oxygenase — MTTMSPPSSTGLKKTKKNKDHHYTDVHGLPCIEKIVASVDETPEAISTNISGTIPEWISGNFLRNGPGKFEIGNNKFNHWFDGMALLHQFKIAGGQVTYKSRFLGSDCYTANSENSRIVVSEFGTVAMPDPCKNFFQRFLSRFELPKASDNDNVSFVTYKGDYYVSTETNFMHKVDPETLETKEKVDWSKFIAVNGATAHPHTDPDGTTYNMGNSYSAKGAIYNIIRVPPTKTTPENPEETLEGATVVCSIPSVDKARPSYYHSFAMSENYVVFIEQPIKMDLLKIVTGKLRGKGISDGVYWDPKLETIFHLINKQTGKLNSVKYYAKALSTFHQINAWEEDGLLVMDLCAADDGKAINNYIVQNMRKSGEALDEVYNTMCRVFPRRFVLPLNVDKETPCGQNLNSRPDSTATATKTAKNKVFCTHEDLHDEELHTYGGLEFPQINYAKYNTKPYRYFYGCGFRHLVGDTLIKMDLQGKKMKVWEHPGLYPSEPVFVPLPGATEEDDGVIMSVVITPNKDKSTFLLVLDAKTFKELGRAEVPVNIPYGFHGTFNSTMTHRRCDSKFLASINMSSNSLTCEASIAALSL, encoded by the exons ATGACAACAATGTCACCTCCAAGCTCTACAG GCCTGAAAAAGACTAAGAAGAATAAGGATCATCATTACACAGACGTGCACGGCCTGCCATGCATTGAGAAGATCGTGGCTTCTGTGGATGAGACCCCAGAGGCCATCAGCACTAATATCAGTGGAACTATCCCAGAGTGGATTAGTGGCAATTTCCTCAGAAACGGACCAGGAAAGTTTGAGATTGGTAATAATAA ATTCAACCACTGGTTTGATGGAATGGCCCTCCTGCATCAATTCAAAATCGCAGGAGGCCAGGTGACCTACAAGAGCCGCTTCCTGGGCAGTGACTGCTACACAGCTAACAGTGAGAACAGCCGCATCGTTGTGTCTGAATTCGGGACTGTGGCCATGCCAGACCCCTGCAAGAACTTCTTCCAACGCTTTCTGTCCCGGTTCGAACTGCCAA AAGCATCAGATAATGACAATGTGAGCTTTGTGACGTACAAGGGTGATTACTACGTGAGCACGGAGACAAACTTCATGCACAAGGTGGACCCTGAGACACTTGAGACAAAGGAAAAG GTGGACTGGAGCAAATTCATTGCTGTCAATGGAGCTACTGCCCACCCCCACACAGACCCTGATGGTACAACATACAACATGGGGAATTCTTACTCTGCTAAAG GTGCAATTTACAATATCATCCGCGTGCCTCCGACAAAGACAACGCCAGAAAACCCAGAGGAAACCCTGGAGGGAGCTACAGTGGTCTGTTCTATTCCTTCAGTGGACAAGGCAAGACCTTCATACTACCACAGCTTTG CAATGTCGGAGAATTACGTGGTGTTTATTGAGCAGCCTATCAAAATGGACCTCTTGAAGATTGTTACAGGCAAGCTGAGAGGAAAGGGTATCAGCGATGGGGTCTACTGGGACCCTAAACTTGAGACCATCTTTCATTTGATTAACAAGCAGACAGGCAAG CTCAACTCAGTCAAGTATTATGCGAAAGCGCTGTCCACATTCCACCAGATCAACGCCTGGGAGGAGGATGGCCTCCTGGTTATGGACCTCTGTGCCGCAGACGATGGCAAAGCCATCAACAACTACATTGTTCAGAACATGCGCAAGTCAGGAGAGGCTCTGGACGAG GTGTACAACACTATGTGCAGAGTGTTCCCCCGGCGATTTGTCTTGCCTCTCAACGTGGACAAGGAGACACCCTGTGGGCAAAATCTGAACTCACGCCCTGACAGTACCGCCACTGCCACCAAGACTGCTAAGAACAAG GTGTTCTGTACACATGAGGATCTGCATGATGAGGAACTCCATACGTATGGTGGTCTCGAGTTCCCACAAATCAACTATGCCAAGTACAACACCAAACCATATCGCTACTTCTACGGTTGCGGTTTCAGACATCTAGTAGGAGACACTCTCATCAAGATGGACCTCCAAGGCAAAAAAATGAAG GTGTGGGAGCATCCTGGACTGTACCCTTCAGAGCCTGTCTTTGTACCCTTGCCTGGCGCTACAGAAGAGGATGACGGTGTCATTATGTCTGTGGTCATCACTCCAAATAAG GACAAGAGCACGTTCCTGTTGGTTTTGGATGCCAAGACATTCAAAGAGTTGGGCAGAGCAGAGGTGCCTGTGAACATTCCCTATGGTTTCCATGGGACATTCAATTCCACTATGACTCATAGAAG GTGTGACTCCAAGTTTCTGGCCTCCATCAATATGTCTTCCAACTCCCTAACTTGTGAAGCATCTATTGCAGCCCTCTCACTGTAG